One Syntrophus gentianae DNA window includes the following coding sequences:
- a CDS encoding NifU family protein — translation MKDKVQEVLNQIRPGLKADGGDVELVDVSEDGVVKVRLVGACKGCPMSQMTLKMGIEKILKEKIAAVKEVVSV, via the coding sequence ATGAAAGATAAAGTACAGGAAGTTCTGAATCAGATAAGACCCGGACTTAAGGCTGATGGAGGCGATGTCGAACTGGTCGATGTCAGCGAGGACGGCGTGGTCAAGGTTCGCCTTGTCGGCGCCTGCAAGGGATGCCCCATGTCTCAGATGACATTGAAGATGGGGATCGAAAAGATTCTGAAAGAGAAAATCGCTGCCGTCAAGGAAGTGGTATCGGTCTGA
- a CDS encoding DUF362 domain-containing protein, whose protein sequence is MAYVITDDCLACGSCQDECPVGAISEGDDKYVIDPNLCTDCGTCAEQCPAEAIVPGEGK, encoded by the coding sequence ATGGCTTACGTAATTACCGACGATTGTTTGGCTTGTGGTTCCTGTCAGGATGAGTGCCCGGTTGGTGCGATCAGTGAAGGAGATGACAAGTATGTAATCGATCCCAATCTCTGCACCGATTGTGGAACTTGTGCAGAACAGTGCCCTGCGGAAGCGATCGTACCCGGCGAAGGAAAGTAA